One part of the Chryseobacterium mulctrae genome encodes these proteins:
- the topA gene encoding type I DNA topoisomerase translates to MSKNLVIVESPAKAKTIQKYLGKDFEVKSSFGHIRDLPKKGMGIDLETFSPDYEVSADKKKLVTELKSAVKKAEMVWLASDEDREGEAIAWHLADELKLKPENRKRIVFHEITKNAILKAIENPRDIDQNLVNAQQARRVLDRIVGFEMSPVLWKKVKPGLSAGRVQSVAVRLVVEREKEIREFTPKAGFKLDGIFLNKAMQEIAAKLKKDFEKEEEAEKFLELAKTVEFKVLNVETKPGSRSASAPFTTSTLQQEASSRLGYNVTNTMRLAQRLYEEGFITYMRTDSVNLSQEAIEGAKNQIISEYGAEYSSPRNYTTKSSSAQEAHEAIRPTDFSVKSIADVQLSKLYQLIYRRTLASQMANAKIEKTVIEIGNAKLPQHFEAQGEVIIFDGFLKAYGIVKTEDDDEENNEKLLPKVTVGEVLSYKKITAQEKFTRPSARYTEAGLVRKLEELGIGRPSTYAPTIQTIQNREYVDKREIEPQIREVVKISLTNDKIKKEVLDEKFGGDKNKFVPTDIGEVVNDFLTNNFSEILDFGFTARVEESFDEIASGAQKWKEMMIDFYSKFHPRIADVEENADRANGERLLGVDPKTGKNVHARIGRFGAMIQIGEQDDEEKPIFASLLAGQNIATINLEDALELFKLPFELNSFEDQTVSVGVGRFGPYVKWGETYISIPKGEDPLSIDQKRAEEIIAEKKLADAPIASYKGEPITKGTGRFGPFIKYQSIFINVPKKYNFENLSQSDINELVEAKLEKEANRYIQQWEAEKISIENARWGPIVKHGKNIYKIPKKKDDTKYEADELKDVAIDEVKKWITAQDPKAFAEKKKPAAKKTAAKKATTAKKTVAKKPAAKK, encoded by the coding sequence ATGTCGAAAAATTTAGTAATCGTTGAGTCCCCTGCAAAAGCAAAAACTATTCAGAAATATTTAGGAAAGGATTTCGAGGTAAAATCCAGTTTCGGACACATCCGAGATCTTCCTAAAAAAGGAATGGGGATTGACTTGGAGACCTTCAGCCCAGATTACGAAGTTTCTGCCGACAAAAAGAAATTGGTAACAGAATTAAAGTCTGCCGTAAAGAAAGCCGAAATGGTTTGGCTTGCTTCCGATGAAGACCGTGAAGGAGAAGCTATTGCTTGGCATTTGGCAGATGAATTAAAACTGAAACCCGAAAACAGAAAAAGAATTGTTTTCCACGAGATTACTAAAAATGCGATTCTTAAAGCAATTGAAAATCCTAGAGATATTGATCAGAACTTAGTAAACGCTCAACAGGCGAGAAGAGTTTTAGACAGAATTGTAGGTTTTGAAATGTCTCCGGTACTTTGGAAAAAAGTAAAACCAGGTCTTTCTGCAGGTAGAGTACAGTCGGTTGCTGTACGATTAGTTGTTGAAAGAGAAAAAGAAATTCGTGAGTTTACTCCAAAAGCAGGCTTCAAACTAGACGGAATTTTCTTAAATAAAGCAATGCAGGAAATCGCTGCTAAGCTTAAAAAAGATTTCGAAAAAGAAGAAGAAGCTGAAAAATTCTTAGAACTTGCAAAAACAGTTGAGTTTAAAGTTTTAAATGTAGAAACAAAACCGGGAAGCCGTTCTGCATCTGCACCGTTTACAACTTCTACACTTCAGCAGGAAGCCTCTTCAAGATTAGGTTACAATGTGACCAACACGATGCGTCTTGCACAAAGACTTTACGAAGAAGGATTCATTACCTATATGAGAACCGACTCGGTAAACCTTTCTCAGGAAGCAATAGAAGGCGCAAAAAATCAAATTATATCAGAATACGGAGCAGAATATTCTTCTCCGAGAAATTATACTACAAAATCTTCATCGGCTCAGGAAGCTCACGAAGCGATCCGTCCGACAGATTTTTCTGTAAAATCAATTGCAGATGTGCAGCTAAGTAAATTGTACCAGTTGATTTACAGAAGAACATTGGCTTCTCAAATGGCAAATGCTAAAATTGAGAAAACGGTTATCGAAATTGGTAATGCCAAACTTCCACAGCATTTTGAAGCTCAGGGTGAGGTTATTATTTTTGATGGTTTCCTTAAAGCATACGGAATTGTAAAAACAGAAGATGATGATGAGGAAAACAACGAAAAGTTATTGCCAAAAGTAACCGTTGGTGAAGTTTTAAGCTATAAAAAAATTACGGCACAGGAAAAGTTTACAAGACCTAGTGCAAGATATACAGAAGCCGGATTGGTAAGAAAACTGGAAGAATTGGGAATTGGTCGTCCATCGACTTATGCTCCAACCATTCAGACGATTCAGAACCGTGAATATGTTGATAAAAGAGAAATTGAGCCACAGATAAGAGAGGTGGTGAAAATCTCTTTAACAAATGATAAAATCAAAAAAGAAGTTCTTGACGAAAAATTTGGGGGCGACAAAAATAAATTTGTTCCTACTGACATAGGAGAAGTTGTGAATGATTTCTTAACGAATAATTTCAGTGAAATTCTAGACTTCGGGTTTACTGCAAGAGTAGAAGAAAGTTTTGACGAAATTGCAAGTGGTGCCCAAAAGTGGAAAGAAATGATGATCGATTTCTACTCAAAATTCCATCCAAGAATTGCTGATGTAGAAGAAAATGCAGACCGTGCGAATGGTGAAAGATTATTAGGTGTAGATCCGAAAACCGGTAAAAATGTTCATGCAAGAATCGGAAGATTCGGAGCCATGATTCAAATTGGAGAGCAGGATGATGAAGAAAAACCAATTTTCGCCTCATTATTGGCCGGACAAAATATTGCGACCATCAACCTGGAAGATGCTTTGGAGCTATTCAAATTACCTTTTGAATTAAATAGTTTTGAAGACCAGACCGTATCAGTCGGAGTCGGAAGATTTGGTCCTTATGTAAAATGGGGTGAAACTTACATCAGTATTCCTAAAGGTGAAGATCCTCTTTCTATAGATCAAAAACGTGCGGAAGAAATCATTGCTGAAAAAAAATTAGCCGATGCACCTATTGCATCTTACAAAGGTGAGCCAATTACAAAAGGAACAGGAAGATTTGGTCCTTTCATTAAGTATCAAAGTATTTTCATCAACGTTCCGAAGAAATATAACTTCGAAAACCTTTCTCAAAGCGACATCAACGAATTGGTAGAAGCCAAACTGGAAAAAGAAGCCAACCGTTACATCCAACAATGGGAAGCCGAAAAAATCTCAATCGAAAACGCAAGATGGGGTCCTATCGTAAAACACGGAAAAAATATTTATAAAATTCCAAAGAAAAAAGACGATACCAAGTATGAAGCAGACGAACTGAAAGACGTTGCTATCGATGAGGTTAAAAAATGGATTACCGCACAAGATCCAAAAGCTTTCGCCGAGAAAAAGAAACCGGCAGCGAAAAAGACAGCCGCAAAAAAAGCGACGACAGCGAAGAAAACGGTTGCTAAAAAACCGGCAGCGAAGAAATAA
- a CDS encoding T9SS type A sorting domain-containing protein, whose translation MTLFPNPVQDQLYIKATEDKDYYFQIYNAAGQMVKSGKFENNFTNVSGLVGGIYLVRINNSETVVKIIKK comes from the coding sequence ATTACTCTTTTCCCAAATCCGGTACAAGATCAATTGTATATTAAAGCGACCGAGGATAAAGATTATTATTTTCAAATTTACAATGCGGCAGGTCAAATGGTAAAATCAGGAAAGTTTGAAAACAATTTTACCAATGTCTCTGGCTTGGTAGGAGGTATTTACTTGGTAAGAATTAATAATTCTGAAACAGTAGTTAAGATTATAAAAAAATAA
- a CDS encoding transglutaminase domain-containing protein, which produces MKAKILGLILFSFISQNLFSQKMLPIIKATSSVVDIRDDNKLYKKAWNIVPKEKLDIYTTSGKKVTFYTDIDSITFKINPKKSYDFIILLNGKDSARTQIKYQPSKLYVLKKSGKYNYSDNNYLPKFTYQSPENIGLQNLRKDFKLDSIAGKGNELSQIFNLMHWVHSLIKHDGNSNNPTSQNAADLIKVCKAENRGVNCRMLAITLNECYLSMGIKSRAVTCMPKDKNDNDSHVINMVYSKDLDKWIWMDPTFDAYVMDNKGNLLGVEEVREKLIKNEPLVLNADANWNRELMQTKEGYLYHYMAKNLYRLQTPLMSEYDAETLKKGKEIVYVDLLTSDEFEQVEKKKEILYKDINAKLIFYKLNNPDLFWKKP; this is translated from the coding sequence ATGAAAGCAAAAATTTTAGGACTAATTCTATTTAGTTTCATCAGTCAAAACTTATTTTCTCAAAAAATGCTGCCAATTATTAAGGCAACTTCATCGGTCGTTGATATTAGAGATGATAATAAACTTTATAAGAAGGCTTGGAATATTGTTCCGAAAGAAAAGTTGGATATTTATACCACTTCTGGTAAAAAGGTTACTTTCTACACCGATATTGACTCCATTACTTTCAAAATCAATCCCAAAAAAAGTTATGATTTTATTATTTTATTAAATGGAAAAGATTCTGCGAGAACCCAAATTAAATATCAGCCATCAAAGCTATATGTTTTAAAAAAAAGCGGAAAATATAATTATTCAGATAATAATTATTTACCGAAGTTTACTTATCAATCACCTGAAAACATAGGATTACAAAATCTTAGGAAGGATTTTAAATTAGATTCAATTGCTGGAAAAGGCAACGAGTTATCTCAAATTTTTAATCTAATGCATTGGGTTCATAGCCTCATAAAGCATGATGGTAACAGCAATAATCCAACATCGCAAAATGCAGCAGATTTAATAAAAGTTTGTAAAGCAGAAAACCGGGGGGTAAATTGTAGAATGCTGGCAATAACTTTAAATGAATGTTATCTTTCGATGGGAATAAAATCTCGTGCAGTTACTTGTATGCCGAAAGATAAAAACGATAATGATTCTCATGTCATCAATATGGTCTATAGTAAAGATCTGGATAAGTGGATTTGGATGGATCCAACTTTTGACGCATATGTTATGGATAATAAAGGAAATCTACTTGGAGTAGAAGAGGTAAGGGAAAAGCTAATTAAAAATGAGCCTCTGGTTTTAAATGCCGATGCTAATTGGAATAGAGAACTTATGCAAACAAAAGAGGGGTATCTTTATCACTATATGGCAAAAAATCTCTATCGTTTACAAACACCTCTTATGAGTGAGTATGATGCAGAAACATTAAAAAAAGGGAAAGAAATTGTATATGTTGATTTGCTTACTTCAGATGAATTTGAACAAGTGGAAAAAAAGAAAGAAATTTTATATAAAGATATTAATGCAAAGTTGATTTTTTATAAACTTAATAATCCTGATTTATTTTGGAAAAAACCGTGA
- a CDS encoding glycoside hydrolase family protein, translating into MNHPKYTRKDFLKTSALGIGAVFLGSSFTKAFDFSDKPYFKLKPIGRSLELEGYYIWCSSPIWGEDGKVYLFYSRWKKEKGMGGWLNGSEICRAEANSPFDKFEHKEVVLGPRGGDFWDATTCHNPLIKKVDDQYYLFFMGNSNGKTNTKRIGLATSKSLSGKWDRPDQPLLLPGKEGSWDDHCTTNPAFVKGNDGKYWLFYKSWNTKEYETQKGTVRGNRKYGLAKADSPIGPYKKVSGNPVIDFSNLPNNAQLEDAFIWKENGKFHMIARDMGFFNHEYGLHLTTKNGIEWTKPEIAYLNMQSYIQEANPPKYLKRFGRLERPMILMSKDGKRPEFLFGATQGGTFETSTTFVFEILKS; encoded by the coding sequence ATGAATCATCCAAAATACACACGCAAAGATTTTTTAAAAACTTCAGCTTTAGGAATTGGGGCTGTATTTTTGGGGTCGTCATTTACTAAAGCATTTGATTTTTCCGACAAACCTTATTTTAAATTAAAACCGATTGGTCGTTCATTAGAACTCGAAGGATATTATATTTGGTGTTCTTCTCCGATTTGGGGCGAAGATGGAAAAGTGTATCTTTTTTATTCCCGATGGAAAAAAGAAAAAGGAATGGGCGGTTGGCTCAATGGCTCTGAGATTTGTCGGGCGGAAGCCAATTCTCCATTCGATAAATTTGAGCATAAAGAGGTTGTTCTTGGTCCAAGAGGTGGTGATTTTTGGGATGCAACAACCTGTCACAATCCTTTAATTAAAAAAGTAGATGATCAATATTATCTGTTCTTTATGGGAAATTCCAACGGAAAAACAAATACCAAAAGAATAGGATTGGCTACTTCAAAAAGTTTGAGTGGAAAATGGGACAGACCGGATCAACCTTTGCTTCTTCCCGGAAAAGAAGGTTCTTGGGACGACCATTGTACTACAAATCCAGCTTTTGTAAAAGGAAATGACGGAAAATATTGGCTTTTCTACAAATCCTGGAATACCAAAGAATACGAAACTCAGAAAGGAACCGTTCGAGGTAACCGAAAATACGGATTGGCAAAAGCAGATTCTCCAATCGGACCTTACAAAAAGGTTTCTGGAAATCCGGTGATTGATTTTTCAAACTTACCTAACAATGCTCAATTGGAAGATGCTTTTATCTGGAAAGAAAACGGGAAGTTTCATATGATCGCTCGTGATATGGGATTTTTTAACCACGAATACGGATTGCATTTAACGACAAAAAACGGAATAGAATGGACAAAACCTGAAATAGCCTATCTCAATATGCAGTCTTATATTCAGGAAGCTAATCCTCCAAAATATTTAAAACGATTCGGAAGGTTAGAACGTCCTATGATTTTGATGAGCAAAGACGGGAAAAGACCTGAGTTCTTATTCGGAGCAACACAAGGAGGCACGTTTGAAACTTCTACGACTTTCGTATTTGAGATTTTGAAGAGTTAA